The genome window TTATTACCAACAGGGATGGGTAAGTCACTTTGTTACCAGTTACCAGGGTATATCTTGCAGAAGCCAGTATTAATTGTTTCTCCGCTACTTTCGCTCATGCAGGATCAAGTAGAGGAGCTAAAACGCATTGGTGAAAAGAGAGTAGTCGCCTTAAATTCATTTTTAACCGTAAGTGAAAAACGATATGTATTACATTTTTTAGAGCAGTTTCGTTTTATTTTCACATCACCAGAAATGCTTTTACAGCAACAAGTTCAGGACAAGCTCTCACAAATGCAGCTAGGTCTTATCGTAGTAGATGAGGCACATTGTATTTCTCAGTGGGGCTTTGATTTTCGACCAGATTATTTACGAATTGGACAATGGTTCTCACAAGTAAATCGTCCACCAGTTTTAGCATTATCAGCGACTGCGACGAACAAAGTAGTCAATGAAATACGAGATACATTGTCGCTACATACACCATTTGAGTTTTTGTACAATGTGGATCGACCAAACATTCATCTTGGACGTGTCATTTTTGAGGACAGGGCAGATAAAGTACACTGGATTATTCAACATATAAAAGAGACTGCAGGACCAGGTATTCTATATATGTCCTCTCGGAAGCGTGCAGAACAGTACAGTGAAGCACTAATCCAGGCAGGTATACGCGCAGCAGCGTATCATGCAGGCTATGGGGCTGAGGATCGCCAGTTTACTCAGCAGCAATTTATTGACGGAGAACTAGACTGGATTGTGGCAACAAATGCTTTTGGGATGGGTATCAATAAGTCAGATATTCGTCAAATTGTCCATGAAACGATGCCTGCTAATGTAGAAAATTATATGCAGGAAATTGGCCGTGCGGGGCGTGATGGTCAACCGGCGCTCGCAATTTTACTTTATTGTGATGGTGACGAGGAGCTTGCGAAATTTGTTGTAACAGGCGATTTGCCAACATCTGGTCATGTCGATCGTTATCAGGAACTACTAAATCAACAAGTACAGCCTTCACAAATGCTGAAAAACGGAGAGTTGAGTGAGACTGCTTTTCGTGTTCTTGATTACTGGCTACAACAAGAAACCATGGAACAAGTTAAAGTACGTCTAAATCATTTGGCACTGGAAAAATACCGTGCTGTCGACGAAATGCAAAAAATTACTCAGACAAAAGACTGTATTCGCACGCAGCTAGTCGGGTATTTTGGGCAAAAATTGCTGAAAAAACCGGAAAACTGTTGTGAAAATTGTGGAATCCATTATGATGAAATCAATAAAGTACGCTTGAAGGAAGAGAAAAAAATAGAAATGATCCCGTGGAAAAGTCGGTTAAAGCAACTTTTGATGGGTTTTTAGAGGCTCATCATCGTAAGTTGGGGTGACATTTTGTTAAAACGTATGTCATGTGAACAAGTTGATTGGAGTGAAGACTGAACGCCCTCAGGAAAGCACCCAGTCGCAACGAAGAACCTTTTTAGACTATAACTGACGGTCATTTACTTTTTTCGCAAAATTCGTCATAATAGAATGATAGAATGCGTAGTAAGGTTGGAGGAAAGACGAATGAGTAAAGAAGATTACCGCGATAAAATCGAAGAACATCGTCAATCTTTTGAGGAAGAACAAGAAGAACAGCAAGCTTTATCTAGAGTTTCAAGAATGAATAAAAATGGAAGCAACAATAATAAGCCAAAAAATACAAAACGAAAAACGCCACTAATGACGATTCTTTTTGTAATCTTTATTTTAATTCCATTATCATTATTAATCTATTTTGCGAAATTCTACGAACCTGGTCAAACGATTGAAGAGGCAGAAAAAAACTCTGAAGATTTTGTAGAAATTGACAAAACAGGAAGTAAAGCTGAAGCATCTTCAACTAACAAAAATAAAGAAGACGATAAAGCAGACAAAGCAAAGGATCAATCCAAGAAAGACGCTGAAAAGTTAACAGCTGAACAGAAGGCGGCTGAGGAAACGAAAAAGGCCGAAGCAGCCAAGAAGGCCGAAACAGCCAAGAAGGCAGAAGAAGCTAGAAAAGTGGAAGAAGCAAGAAAGGCAGAGGAAGCTAAAAAAGCTGAGCAAGCTAGAATAGCACAGCAACAACAAGCTGAGGCGGCAAGAAAAGCGGAAGAGGCGAAAAAAGCTGACCAAGCGCGCAAAGCCGAAGAAGCACGTAAAGCTGAGGAAGCGAAACAAGCTGCAAAAGCAAGTACCCATACTGTAAAGCAAAATGAAAATCTATATCGTATTGCATTGAATCACTACGGTGATGGAAGTGAAGCAACACTAGCAAAAATCCGTGCCGCAAACGGTATGTCTTCTAATACTTTAACAGTTGGGCAAGTTATTAAGCTACCATAAGAAAAGCGGGTATCATTCTTTGGCAATGATGTTTTTCTAGTATAAAATAATGGACAAACGTTAACACCAAATAAGGTGAGACGTGCGTCTGATTTAGTGAAAAGACGATTCGTTATAATGAAGAATCGTCTTTTTGCTTTCGTAAGGAGATGTTAGGGAATGATTTATATTGGACTATTTGTTTTAGTAGTCATCGCGTTCCTGCTTTATATGTTGAAGGTGGCACATGAAAATAATGTTTTACATCATCAATTGTTATTAAAGGGTGAACAAGAAAAGATTCGACTATTTTTTATTTCGGATACACATTTACGCAAAATTAACCGTCAGATGATTGAGAAATTAGATGGTCAATTTGATGCTGTTATTATTGGTGGAGATTTTGCGGATGGACGCACACCTATTCCGCGTATTCATGACAACCTAAAATTATTAACTCCTTTAGGACCAACTTATTTTGTATGGGGTAATAATGACAGAGAAGTAGGTGAAGAGCGTTTCCGAAATATTTTACAGGAACATGGTGTTCAGATTATTGCCAATGATGCTATATTACTACCTAAAAAAAACCGCTTTTGGCTAAATGCAATTGAAGACACAACTACAAGGAAAAATAGCTTTGATGAAGCATTTGCAAAGGTAGGAGAGAAAGACTTAGTTGTTTTCATCGCACATAACCCTGGTGTTTTTGCAAGAGTCCGTGCTAAATTCAGGGCAGATTTAATGATTGGTGGGCATTTACACGGTGGTCAAATTAGAATTGGTCCATACGGAGTGCATCCAAACGGCTCTTATCGGGAGCGTGAGGGTGTGATGACGTTAGTAAGTAACGGCTATGGTACGACATTATTACCTTTCCGACTTGGTGCGAGACCACAATGTCATATTATTGACATTGAAATTTCGGGTAAATAAACAACCAAAACTTGATAGAAGGCGTATAATGGAAGCGATGATCGATTTATCCCGCATTAACGGACAGTAATTTATCTGTACTGAAAGCGAATCGTCAACTACAAGATTCCCACCTCAAAATTCAACGAGAGCAAAGAAGTTAGGTGGGAGACTAACTGCCCGTAAAAACCCGATTGATGAAGACAAATAATCAGTGAGGATGAAGAAAGCTCCCACTGATTAAAGTTTCGCTTTAGTGAAAGTAAAGTATTGGCAAATTAATGCTGATACGAATTTGATAGGAGTGTCAAGAAATGCAACAAGTAGATGCAATTATTGTTGGGGGAGGCCCATGTGGTTTAGCAGCAGCAATAGCCTTGCAAAATATTGGATTAAAGCCAGTTGTAATTGAAAAAGGAAATATCGTAAATGCGATTTACAATTATCCTACGCATCAAACTTTTTTTAGTACGAGTGAACGTTTAGCAATCGGTGAAGTGCCTTTTATTATTGAAGGACGTAAGCCGAAGCGAAACCAAGCACTAGTTTATTATCGAGAAGTTGTGCGTTTGAAAGATATTCAAGTAAACCGCTTCGAAAAAGTAAATAGCGTTGTAAAAAATGGAGCAGTGTTTACAGTAACGACAGATAAAGAGGTTTATGAAACATCTTATGTAGTGATCGCAACTGGCTACTATGACCATCCAAATTATTTAAACATTCCAGGTGAGAAATTACCGAAAGTATTCCATTACTTTAAAGAGGGACATGAATTTTTCGATACGGATGTTCTTGTAATAGGTGGGAAAAATTCGGCAGTGGATGCGGCGCTTGAGTTGAATAAGGCAGGAGCACGCGTCACTGTTGTCTATCGTGGTAGTGAGTATTCATCTAGCATCAAGCCATGGGTTTTACCAGAATTTGAAGGAGTAGTACGAAATGAAGAAGTCCAAATGCATTTCAATACAAATATACTGGAAATCCGTGAGCATGAGGTCGTAGTAGAAATTGATGGTAGCAAGAAAACTTTAAAAAATGATTTTGTTTTTGCGATGACAGGTTATCATCCAGATCATTCATTTATTCGAGCAATGGGTGTCTCTATTGATTATGAAACGGGTCGTCCTTTCTTTAATGCAGAAACTATGGAAACAAATGTAGAAGGACTTTTCATTGCAGGAGTTATTGCAGCTGGAAATAATGCCAATGAAATTTTTATTGAAAATGGCCGATTCCATGGCGATTGTATTGCAAAGACAATTGCAAAAAGAGCAAACTAGCAATAGGAGCTGTATAGGCATATAAGCTTATACAGCTTTTTTTAAGTGACGGATAGAAAGGCAGAGCGACGAAAAGAGAAAGCCGAGCGACGGATAGAAAAGGGAGAGCGACGGATAGAAGAGGCAAAGTGCCAGATAAAAAAAGTCAAAACGATTAATAGACATTAAAAAATGTCATAAATAATGTTAACAATACATAATTTCGGATCACCACCAAAACTTAGGGATAACATTTGTTAAAACTTATGCCATATATAAGTCGATTGGAGTGAGGCTGGTCGGCTCCTTGGGATTAGCGACACAGATGAGTCCCCGGAGCGAGCATAGTAGAGGAACGAAGGCTAAAAACATCAAATCCTGTGATAACGCCTTCGTACCCAATAACTAGTTGCAGCCCTCCGCTTACGCACAAACAACACCTAGTTGTCCCAAACGGCTCATCGGGCGCCCCTAGTAAAGCACCCAGTCGAAACGGAAATCAACCCCACGTTAAGGTGATGAGCTATAATTTTTGTAAAAAAGGTGTGAAAGAACGCTTGGATTTTACTGGATGCTTAGTTATATAATAGGGAATTTTATGACGGCATATTTCGTTGGAAAAGCGTATGGTGTTAATTTACAGGAAGAGAGAAGTAAAAACTTAGGGGCTCGAAACGCTGGTAGTGTTATTGGAAAAGGTGCTTTTATATGGACTTTTTTAGGGGATTCTTTAAAGGGGGCGCTCGTTGTAGGGTTAGGGCGTTTATGGCATTTCGAAGAATGGGCAATAGTTCTAGGTGCTTGTTTAGTTATGCTCGGTCATTTGTTTCCGGTTTGGCTTAAGTTTAATGGTGGAAAAGGGGTAGCAACTTTTATTGGTGTAGGTCTAGCATTATCACCAAGTTTATTTTTAATGATGGTTTTAGGAACAGCTATTACCCTTAGTTCGACCGTTGTGAGTGGAAAAGCTGTTGGTGCACTTTATAGTGGCTTGGCTTTTGTTTTTTCGCAAAACATTGTGAAATCTTCCGCAACATTGCCTGCATATCTCGATTTAGCTCATTACCAGCAAGGTGCTATTCCGTTTAGTACTTGTTGGAAATGTTGAAGCGGCATTACAGGCATATCCTGCACGCTATGAACTGCTACAGCAGCGCTTTAATACTCTACTGCAGCTTCCGTTCATGCACTATAGACTTTCAACAACACATTATCCAATGTTAATAACATTAAAATATCCGAAGTCTCTGTCCAATTTACATATGAATTTAACATTAAATGGACTATTTGTTCATGGAGATAGTAGCTATTTACCTGACTACTCCCACAGCTAAAGCAGTGGGGTTCTTATATACTTAATAGAAGCGTTACAAAGCTCTCCACAGATGGTGTTGCCATGTCCTGTGTACAACATCTTTGATTTATCCTCTGTTCCATAAGACTTTCTTATTTACACAACCGATGTTGTGTTGGCAATAAGTTTTAACGAAGGCAGGTAGCTCTACCTACGGAGGAATACCCCTCACTTGATTTGTTGGATACCCATGCTAAGAGGGAATGTTTTCTTTACTTGTTTCAAGTCTTCTATATGTTGATTGTGTAACTCTAAAAAGGTAGTAAACGTTTTATTGCATAAGTCTTGATTAGGTTGCTGTAAATTTGTATCACTATTCATCAGTAAAAACGCACTATATAAATCTCGTTGTACGAGATGACTTCCAATTTGACTCCAACGTTGATGGAGTTTTTTCTTTTCATAACGATTCGTCACATGGTTATACTGACTGGCTCGGAAGGTTATCGTATTTACTTTCTGTATCGTTTGCTTTGTGTAACCTAATTTTTGATGGATGATTTCCACTAGCATGGCTGGGGCATGATTCCCAATGCTTTTTCCAAAACGCTTTTTAGATTGGATTTTGCCCTGTATAGTTGTTTTTGTTTCTTTTGCGCGTTTTGCCAATCCTTTAAAATGCATGGTTTCGATGTACACCTCATCGCCAAGAGACAAAATTTTATTTGCTAACGCACCATGTTTTTCTTTGATGTAGGAAGCTTTCTTTCTATATAATTCTTTTACTTGTTCTTTTGTTTTTTGATAGTTTTTACTATATGTCCAACGGAGTTTGACGCCATGTTTTATAGTCCCATCCTTTTTGAAATTGTTAGGATTGGTACTTCTACGACTTCTATCCAACTTGCGTAATAAACGTCTTTTTTGTTTCTCCAATAAAGGTACTTCTGGAGCAAGTTGTTGGATGAAAACCGTTTCTTCTGAAACAATCGCAATGGTAGAAGGACCAATGTCAATACCTACTCGTTTTTGTTTTTGATAGGAATGTCGAAAGGCTCCTGTAGATGGAATTCTCTTGGCAGGAGGAATCCCATCCATCACAAGTTGTACGTAAAAAGTATGTTTTCCACGAATCACTTTTTTGACTAGACGACAGTATTTAATGGTATGAAGAGCAAGGGACTCTTTTACAAACAAATCTTGTTTGCGAATACGAACAGGAAGGATTAATCCATTCCAAAAGACACTATTCTCTTTAAATCGAATGCCTGCTTTATTAGATTTCCCTTCTACAGAATGAAACATTCCGTACCGTTTAAAGTGTGCTTTGCTCCCTTTAAATAGAACATCTTGAACCGCTTTCCAGACAGTAGAGGCGATTTTCTGAGAAGTATTGCTATCTATATGTTTTTTATAGTTATGTTGATGCTTTTTAATATACGCATGCAGTTGATATTCACTTAATCCAAAAAGATTGACGAATGTTATCTAACTCTTTTTGCGATCTGCTTCAATTCTTTTTGAATCATTCGTTTTTTTCGCTTTTTGATAGCTATGTAATTGTTTTCGATAGTGTTTTGATTCTTGCATGAACGTATATTGTTTTACTGCATAAGACAAAGTTGTATTATAGAGTGTACGGGCAATTTCAAAACGTTTTAATAAGAGATCCTTTTGCCATGTATCTATAAGTAACTTGAGTTCTATAATAAAACAATCTTTCTTCCATTTCGTCATTACCCGTCACTCCTTTCTTTTTTGATTGTTTACAATATACAATATAAACATATGTTCTATAAAGAAAAAGCACTTCATTCCTCCCACCTCTGAAGAAGTGGGCTTCCTGAAGCTCACTTCTGTGAGAAAGACTTTATTCAGCTTTCTGTTATTCAGCCGGATTTTGAGAAAGCTATCGTTCGACTCCGAGAAATTTTGAGCTAGTATCAACAGGTTGTGGATGCATAAGCTACTAGGAAAATTGAATACATTGGTTTTACATGAAAAATTCCTTTAAATCAAGTGGAGTACCTGTTTTGTTGAGCCCAATTAATAATTTTAATCGCGCTTTTTGACCATTTATACCAGTTGCAAATATAGCTCCTAAGTCTTCCAGCATCTTACCACCACCAACATAGCCGTAGACACCTTCTGCGATGCCATTAAAACAACGGGATACGAGTATAACAGGTATATCACGCTCTAAAAGACTCTCAATACCCTTTACGACTGTCGGAGGAACATTGCCTTGTCCAAGTCCTTCTAACACAACGCCATCATATTTGCATGCGAGTACCACATCAAGTAAATCAACCTCCATGCCAGCATACACTTTCAGCATGGCCACTCGTTTTGGTAATCCAAGAATATCTACATATTGACGACGGATGGGGGCATGATGAAACAAAATTCTTGATTTAGTGATAAGTCCAATCGGGCCATACTGTGGTGATTGGAAGGTATTTACAGAGCTGGTGCTTGTTTTTGTTGTATTAACAGCAAGATGTACCTCGTCATTCATAACTACAAGCACACCTTTTTCACGAGCTTCTTCATCCACAGCTACACGAACGGCTTCCATTAAATTATAAATACCATCTGCACCAAGTTCGTTGGAGGAGCGCATCGCACCCGTTAAGACAATAGGAATCGATAAATCAGTTGTTAATTCTAAAAAATAAGCTGTTTCTTCTAATGTATCAGTACCATGGGTGATTACAACGCCATCGATTTGCTCTGCTGAAACTTTTTCGATAATAAGGTTTCGTAACTTAAGCATTTCTTTTGGTGTAATATGTGGTGAGGGAAGGTTAAAAGCTTCCATTTCAATAATCGTTGCAAGAGCGTCGAGCTTTCTGCTTTCCTTCATCAAAGGATTTTCCTTGTTTGGCATAACGGCGCCTTCATCACTCATTGCCATAGATATTGTTCCACCGGTATGAATTAATAAAATTGTTTTTTTCATAAAATAATATCTCCTTTTAAAAAGTTTTATGTCATTACATGGTATAATAATAGCAGTTTATCTTTATACAACTGATATTTTTTGTCGAAAAAGAACGATTAATGTCGCAAAAGTTTTCCGACTAAGATATACGAATGTATTTTTTAGTGAGTTTCCAATAACCGACAGAGAAAGAGGAACTCAGACTATGAATTTCACATCCTGTGAAAACGCCAAAGTGCAACTTTATGTTGGTCTAAAGCCTCAGAGGATGTTATGGATTTTGCATTATCCTAACATAATTTGAAATCTGAGAATAATTATGTCAAGGCGAAATTGATTTTTGAAAGGAGCCGGCATCATGATCATCTTATTATCAGCTGCCATTGCTCCCGGTCTAGCGCTTTTTAGTTACTTCTATTTGCGCAATCAGATGGCAACGGAGCCAAGAAGAACCTTACTTCAAACGTTTTTGTATGGCGCATTTTTAACGTTTCCTATCTTGTTCTTACAATATGTACTAACAGAGGAAGGGGTCTTTCGATATCTTTATCTACAAGATGTTGTTTTTTCTAGTGTAGTTGAAGAATTTTTTAAATGGTTTGTTCTTTTAATCGCTATTTACAATCATGTAGAATTCGATGATCCTTATGATGGCATACTGTATGGTGCAAGTATATCTCTTGGTTTTGCCACAATCGAAAATGTTCTTTACTTATTTTCATTCGGTTTGGATACTGCATTTATGCGAGCTTTATTACCTGTATCAAGTCATGCTTTGTTCGGTGTTGTAATGGGCTATTATTATGGACGTGCCAAATTTTCGAAGTTCGCAAAGACGAAAGAAATGATTGCTATGGCGCTTTGTGCACCGGTAGTATTACACATACTATATAATACAATTTTATCATTCAAAGGCTACTGGGTATATTTAATGATACCTTTTATGCTATTTTTGTGGTGGTTTGGGCTACGAAAAGTCAAACTTGCTCACTATCACCTTGTGCAACATTTGCATATGAATAAAAAATATAAAGCGTAGAAATCTAAAAAAGATTTCTGCGCTTTTCTATTTTTTAACTTCTTTCAGCAAATGTCTTTTGTAGCGAAAGCAAAGCGTCAGCTACAGAAATCTTCCACCTCTATAGGTGGTGAGATGAATGCGGATTTAAGTTACTTTTCAGTGGGTGTCCAAACACCTGCTGAAATAGAGGAACTCAGTCTAAGAACGCCACGTCCTGTGGCAACGACTGAGTGACCAACATCGTGTTGGCCCAAAGCCTTTGGCGGATGTCACGGAATCGGAAAGGAGTTCACATAGGATGTTAGCCTAAGATCATCGCATCCATGCGATAACGGCTAACTGACCTGCGTCACGCAGGCCTAAGCACAAAGCCGATTCCGGACGCAATTTTGCCTCGGCAAAATTGATATGTATAAAATGAGTCGTTTGTTTCAAGCTATGGAAAAAGGAGTGATGATAATGCGTTTAGTAAGCATAATTTTTGCTTTGATGCTAGGGATTAGTCTATTTGCTATTCCGCAAAATGACGCCATTGCATTTACCGAGCAACAGATTTCTCGTGGTGCTTATGGAGATGATGTAATTGAATTGCAGGCAAGGCTACAATTCTTAGGATTTTATAAAAGTAAAATTGATGGCACGTTTGGCTATAACACATATTGGGCTTTACGAAATTTCCAAGAGAAATATGGTTTACCAGTGGATGGGATAGCCGGCGCTAAAAACAAAAAAACTTTATCTGGATATTCAGATTACGATGAAGGATGGGTTAAAGCTCAATTAAATGCAGGCAATCAATTTACCTATTATGGTGGCATGCCACTTGAGCAGCAAGTGAGAACAAACACTGGCGGCGGAGGTGGTGGAGGTAAAAGTAGTGGTAGTAGTAATAATAATGGCACCAAAACACAAGTTCCTCCTAAGTATACTGACAAAGATTTACAGTTAATCGCGAATGCGGTTTATGGTGAGGCTAGGGGAGAACCTTATGAGGGTCAGGTAGCAGTAGCGGCTGTTATTTTAAACCGTCTGGAAAGTTCTGAATTCCCAAACACTATTTCAGGCATTATTTTCCAACCATTAGCTTTTACAGCGGTAGCGGATGGGCAAATTTGGCTAGAACCAAACCAACGTGCAAAAGAAGCCGTTCTGGACGCTATGAATGGCTGGGACCCTTCAGAAAATGCACTTTATTATTTTAATCCGAAAACAGCAACAAGTAAGTGGATTTGGTCACGACCTCAAATTAAACGAATTGGAGAACATATTTTCTGTTCATAGAAAGGAGGAAAACAAATGAGAACTATGCTCGTTATACTTACCGCGGCAGTTATTGGCTTAGGGGCATACAGCATTCATATGCACGGAGAAAATGCAAGTTTACAACGTACTGTGCTAGCTCAGTACACAGATACATTAACGGATGCATCTGAAAAATTATCTCATTTACAACGATCTGTTTCACAATCTCTATTGTTCCGAGATGATCAAGCGATTCACAATGAGTTAGATTCTGTTTGGCGACTAAGCTCTGAAGTTCGATCTTCTATATCTAATATTCCTGTCGGACAAGAACTCTCGAATCAATGGCTAGGTTATTTAGGTCGCCTTGGAGATGAGGCGAAGAGAACAGCTAAAACAGGAGATTATCAAGCTTGGCGAGAAAAAATGCCACAAGTATCCACAAATTTACAATCACTTTCAGACGAATGGTCAGCTGCAACCGTCGATTTTTATAAGAATGATGGTAAAATGGACGTCTGGTTGCAACAAGTAGATAGTAAGGCCCCAAGTACAACATTTGATAATGTACAAAAGACATTAAAGGGTTACAGTGAAAAGGATTTCCCACTTACATTAAGTGAATCGGATTGGCAGAAAAAAATAGAACTTAAAGCATTACAAGATTCAGTCATTACTGAAAAAGAAGCATTGGAAAAGGTTAAATATTTATTCCCTATTATAAAAGACGCAACCTTTACTGTTACGAAAAGTAATGATACTTCACCATATCCGTTTTATCATATCCAATTCCATCAAGGTATTCGTTTAGGGTATGTCGATCTAACAGAAAAGGGTGGGCATTTATTATCCTATTTAGTGGAACGTCCAGTGGATGAGGCAAGGCTATCACAAGATGAAATTATTAAAAAAGCTGAAGAAAATTTAAAACGACTTGGAATGAATGATGTTGCATTTGTGGAATCTCGTGAAAACCATCAAGCATGGCATGTGACATTTGCACGTGTTCACCCTGGTGATAATGCGTTGATCTATGCAGATGGCGTGCAACTAAAACTTGCTAAGGATACTGGTGAGTTACTTGGGGCAAATGCAATGGAATATATTCAAGAAGAGACGATTAAACCACAAACTGCAAAACCAATTGATTGGAAAACATTTTTCGATAATGATGTAAAAGTAGAAGAAGTGAGAAATATTTATACTGATAACGGACAATATGAGCAACGCCTTTGTTATGAGGTGATTGCGCTCCGCGATGGAAACACGCAGGAAACATTTAGAATTGTCATTGACGCTGAAAATCATAATGTCTTAAAAGTGGAATATTTAACGTAATCTAAGAAAAAAACTGGCTCATCACTAGAGGACATAAAACGTGTATATAAGTTGATAGGAGTGAAGGCTGTGCGACTCATCCGGGGATCAGCGTCACAGATGAGACACTGGAGCGAGTGCAATAGAAAAACGAAGGCTTTAAAAGCATCACGTCCTGTGATCAAGCTTTCGTGACCGCCCAAGCGGCTCATCGTGCGCCCTGTCGAAACGGAAATCAATCACACGTTATGGTGATGAGCCAAAAAATCACCAGTTCATATAGCCAAAATGGGTATCTCATGCGATAATAAAGGTATATTTGTGTTCGGGGAGATGCTCATGGAAATAAAAATTGGTACACAATTAGAACTTGAACCAACTTATACAGAGCGTATTGAAAAATTCCGCTGTAAAGTTGTAGAACAAAAAGACAATATTATTTACATCGATTATCCAATAAATATTGCAACAAATAAAACAGCATTTTTAATAGATGGTTCTGAATTTAGAGCAACTTTTCGCACGGAGGACAACCAATCATTTGCTTTCAATACAGAAGTGATTGGACGTAAAGCTGGCAATATACCTATGGTTATGTTGCACTGTCCAAAGGTAGAAGACTTTATCAAAATCCAACGCCGTGAATATGTACGTGTGGAAACGCCTGTGGATATAGCAATACAGTTTAAGGATTACAAATATCAGCTAGTAACAACAGATATTAGCGCAGGTGGTTTGGCCGTGTTCTTGAAAGGGGCAATTGCTTTCAAAGATGGTGATGAGGTTAAGTTAACAATCGTTTTACCATATGCCAATGGGGATGTAAAATACGTTGTCACAGATGCGACGGTTGTTCGTATAGTTGAAAAAGATAACAAAAAAATTGCAACTATACAGCTCACAGATACAGATGATGTAGACCAACAGCATATTGTTCGCTTCTGCTTTGAACGTCAGTTAGTTAATCGTCGTAAAGAATTGAATCCTTTTGATGATTGATTTTTTAAAGTCTTCCCAACTCTATTGGTGAGTGGCAAATTTCTATGAATTTTTGCAGGGAGTTTACACACCTTCAAATCGAGTAGTAATTTGATTTTAAGAAAGCCCTCTGCTAAAAGAGGGCTTTTTTATGATACAATATGGTGTGATAGAAAGTAGGGGAGAATATGAAGAAAAACATTCAAATAGCGATTGATGGACCTGCTGGCGCTGGGAAAAGTACGATCGCCAAAATTGTTGCAGAGGCGCTTGGATTCACTTATATCGACACAGGTGCAATGTATCGTGCAGTTACGTATAAAGCAATGCAACAAAACATACATTTAGATGATGAAACAAAATTAGCAGAAATGCTAGCATCTAGCAAAATTGAATTAAAGCCTTCTCCTCAAGGGCAACTTGTCTTTTTGGACGGGAACAACGTGTCGGCAGAAATTCGTTCAAATGAGGTAACTTCATCTGTTTCACAAGTAGCGGCTCATGCTAAAGTGCGCGAACTATTAGTAACACAGCAACAAAAGCTTGCTACTAATGGTGGTGTTGTTATGGATGGGCGCGATATTGCTACGCATGTGTTAAAGAATGCGGAGCTAAAAATCTATATGTCTGCAACAGTAGA of Lysinibacillus agricola contains these proteins:
- a CDS encoding RecQ family ATP-dependent DNA helicase yields the protein MELEQTLAKHFGYTAFRPGQKEVIGAILEGKDVLALLPTGMGKSLCYQLPGYILQKPVLIVSPLLSLMQDQVEELKRIGEKRVVALNSFLTVSEKRYVLHFLEQFRFIFTSPEMLLQQQVQDKLSQMQLGLIVVDEAHCISQWGFDFRPDYLRIGQWFSQVNRPPVLALSATATNKVVNEIRDTLSLHTPFEFLYNVDRPNIHLGRVIFEDRADKVHWIIQHIKETAGPGILYMSSRKRAEQYSEALIQAGIRAAAYHAGYGAEDRQFTQQQFIDGELDWIVATNAFGMGINKSDIRQIVHETMPANVENYMQEIGRAGRDGQPALAILLYCDGDEELAKFVVTGDLPTSGHVDRYQELLNQQVQPSQMLKNGELSETAFRVLDYWLQQETMEQVKVRLNHLALEKYRAVDEMQKITQTKDCIRTQLVGYFGQKLLKKPENCCENCGIHYDEINKVRLKEEKKIEMIPWKSRLKQLLMGF
- a CDS encoding LysM peptidoglycan-binding domain-containing protein, coding for MSKEDYRDKIEEHRQSFEEEQEEQQALSRVSRMNKNGSNNNKPKNTKRKTPLMTILFVIFILIPLSLLIYFAKFYEPGQTIEEAEKNSEDFVEIDKTGSKAEASSTNKNKEDDKADKAKDQSKKDAEKLTAEQKAAEETKKAEAAKKAETAKKAEEARKVEEARKAEEAKKAEQARIAQQQQAEAARKAEEAKKADQARKAEEARKAEEAKQAAKASTHTVKQNENLYRIALNHYGDGSEATLAKIRAANGMSSNTLTVGQVIKLP
- a CDS encoding metallophosphoesterase gives rise to the protein MIYIGLFVLVVIAFLLYMLKVAHENNVLHHQLLLKGEQEKIRLFFISDTHLRKINRQMIEKLDGQFDAVIIGGDFADGRTPIPRIHDNLKLLTPLGPTYFVWGNNDREVGEERFRNILQEHGVQIIANDAILLPKKNRFWLNAIEDTTTRKNSFDEAFAKVGEKDLVVFIAHNPGVFARVRAKFRADLMIGGHLHGGQIRIGPYGVHPNGSYREREGVMTLVSNGYGTTLLPFRLGARPQCHIIDIEISGK
- a CDS encoding YpdA family putative bacillithiol disulfide reductase, which gives rise to MQQVDAIIVGGGPCGLAAAIALQNIGLKPVVIEKGNIVNAIYNYPTHQTFFSTSERLAIGEVPFIIEGRKPKRNQALVYYREVVRLKDIQVNRFEKVNSVVKNGAVFTVTTDKEVYETSYVVIATGYYDHPNYLNIPGEKLPKVFHYFKEGHEFFDTDVLVIGGKNSAVDAALELNKAGARVTVVYRGSEYSSSIKPWVLPEFEGVVRNEEVQMHFNTNILEIREHEVVVEIDGSKKTLKNDFVFAMTGYHPDHSFIRAMGVSIDYETGRPFFNAETMETNVEGLFIAGVIAAGNNANEIFIENGRFHGDCIAKTIAKRAN
- a CDS encoding glycerol-3-phosphate acyltransferase, whose translation is MTAYFVGKAYGVNLQEERSKNLGARNAGSVIGKGAFIWTFLGDSLKGALVVGLGRLWHFEEWAIVLGACLVMLGHLFPVWLKFNGGKGVATFIGVGLALSPSLFLMMVLGTAITLSSTVVSGKAVGALYSGLAFVFSQNIVKSSATLPAYLDLAHYQQGAIPFSTCWKC
- a CDS encoding transposase; this translates as MFHSVEGKSNKAGIRFKENSVFWNGLILPVRIRKQDLFVKESLALHTIKYCRLVKKVIRGKHTFYVQLVMDGIPPAKRIPSTGAFRHSYQKQKRVGIDIGPSTIAIVSEETVFIQQLAPEVPLLEKQKRRLLRKLDRSRRSTNPNNFKKDGTIKHGVKLRWTYSKNYQKTKEQVKELYRKKASYIKEKHGALANKILSLGDEVYIETMHFKGLAKRAKETKTTIQGKIQSKKRFGKSIGNHAPAMLVEIIHQKLGYTKQTIQKVNTITFRASQYNHVTNRYEKKKLHQRWSQIGSHLVQRDLYSAFLLMNSDTNLQQPNQDLCNKTFTTFLELHNQHIEDLKQVKKTFPLSMGIQQIK